From one Synechocystis sp. PCC 6803 substr. PCC-P genomic stretch:
- the ggpS gene encoding glucosylglycerol-phosphate synthase, translated as MNSSLVILYHREPYDEVRENGKTVYREKKSPNGILPTLKSFFADAEQSTWVAWKQVSPKQKDDFQADMSIEGLGDRCTVRRVPLTAEQVKNFYHITSKEAFWPILHSFPWQFTYDSSDWDNFQHINRLFAEAACADADDNALFWVHDYNLWLAPLYIRQLKPNAKIAFFHHTPFPSVDIFNILPWREAIVESLLACDLCGFHIPRYVENFVAVARSLKPVEITRRVVVDQAFTPYGTALAEPELTTQLRYGDRLINLDAFPVGTNPANIRAIVAKESVQQKVAEIKQDLGGKRLIVSAGRVDYVKGTKEMLMCYERLLERRPELQGEISLVVPVAKAAEGMRIYRNAQNEIERLAGKINGRFAKLSWTPVMLFTSPLAYEELIALFCAADIAWITPLRDGLNLVAKEYVVAKNGEEGVLILSEFAGCAVELPDAVLTNPYASSRMDESIDQALAMDKDEQKKRMGRMYAAIKRYDVQQWANHLLREAYADVVLGEPPQM; from the coding sequence ATGAATTCATCCCTTGTGATCCTTTACCACCGTGAGCCCTACGACGAAGTTAGGGAAAATGGCAAAACGGTGTATCGAGAGAAAAAGAGTCCCAACGGGATTTTGCCCACCCTCAAAAGTTTTTTTGCCGATGCGGAACAGAGCACCTGGGTCGCATGGAAACAGGTTTCGCCGAAGCAAAAGGATGATTTTCAGGCGGATATGTCCATTGAAGGCCTTGGCGATCGTTGTACGGTGCGCCGGGTGCCCCTGACGGCGGAGCAGGTAAAAAACTTCTATCACATCACTTCCAAGGAAGCCTTTTGGCCCATTCTCCACTCTTTCCCCTGGCAGTTCACCTACGATTCTTCTGATTGGGATAATTTTCAGCACATTAACCGCTTATTTGCCGAGGCGGCCTGTGCCGATGCCGATGACAATGCATTGTTTTGGGTCCACGACTATAACCTCTGGTTAGCGCCCCTTTACATTCGTCAGCTCAAGCCCAACGCCAAGATTGCCTTTTTCCACCACACCCCCTTCCCCAGCGTTGATATTTTCAATATTTTGCCCTGGCGGGAGGCGATCGTAGAAAGCTTGCTGGCCTGTGATCTCTGTGGTTTTCATATTCCCCGCTACGTAGAAAATTTTGTCGCCGTGGCCCGTAGTCTCAAGCCGGTGGAAATCACCAGACGGGTTGTGGTAGACCAAGCCTTTACCCCCTACGGTACGGCCCTGGCGGAACCGGAACTCACCACCCAGTTGCGTTATGGCGATCGCCTCATTAACCTCGATGCGTTTCCCGTGGGCACCAATCCGGCAAATATCCGGGCGATCGTGGCCAAAGAAAGTGTGCAACAAAAAGTTGCTGAAATTAAACAAGATTTAGGCGGTAAGAGGCTAATTGTTTCCGCTGGGCGGGTGGATTACGTGAAGGGCACCAAGGAAATGTTGATGTGCTATGAACGTCTACTGGAGCGTCGCCCCGAATTGCAGGGGGAAATTAGCCTGGTAGTCCCCGTAGCCAAGGCCGCTGAGGGAATGCGTATTTATCGCAACGCCCAAAACGAAATTGAACGACTGGCAGGGAAAATTAACGGTCGCTTTGCCAAACTGTCCTGGACACCAGTGATGCTGTTCACCTCTCCTTTAGCCTATGAGGAGCTCATTGCCCTGTTCTGTGCCGCCGACATTGCCTGGATCACTCCCCTGCGGGATGGGCTAAACCTGGTGGCTAAGGAGTATGTGGTGGCTAAAAATGGCGAAGAAGGAGTTCTGATCCTCTCGGAATTTGCCGGTTGTGCGGTGGAACTACCCGATGCGGTGTTGACTAACCCCTACGCTTCCAGCCGTATGGACGAATCCATTGACCAGGCCCTGGCCATGGACAAAGACGAACAGAAAAAACGCATGGGGAGAATGTACGCCGCCATTAAGCGTTACGACGTTCAACAATGGGCCAATCACCTACTGCGGGAAGCCTACGCCGATGTGGTACTGGGAGAGCCCCCCCAAATGTAG
- a CDS encoding DUF2330 domain-containing protein produces MDKAIRKIFAYLRPGVILVACLLSLLFFVRPALAFCGFYVAQADTSLYNHASQVIIAKDGDQTVLTMANDYQGKAQDFALVVPVPVVLQEDQVNVGERKIIERLDNFSAPRLVEYFDNNPCETYGGRQFMDAMPAAPSMTRGLQEKISNEALGVTIENQFSVGEYDILILSAKESNGLETWLNQNNYRIPPGATDVLGAYIKQGLKFFVAKVNLKEFDRQGFQALRPLMMAYESPRFMLPIRLGMVNADGPQELIVYLLSPQGAVEVTNYRTEKIPSNLDLPEFVQGEFGQFYGAMFDTAYKRSGKNVAFLEYAWDMGSCDPCSADPLSPQELEEAGVFWLDQPSASPNPSFRGMPFPGNSNVFITRLHLRYTPDKFPEDLRFQNTANQELFQGRYVLRRPYRGEMNCTAANTYRQTVQKRQREEAKTLANLTGWPLGEIEDKINYLEGPRDSIPWWRKLWPR; encoded by the coding sequence ATGGATAAAGCCATTCGGAAAATTTTTGCCTATCTTCGTCCAGGGGTCATCCTAGTCGCTTGCTTGCTGAGCCTATTGTTTTTTGTTCGGCCTGCCCTGGCTTTTTGTGGTTTTTATGTAGCCCAGGCTGACACTAGTCTTTATAACCATGCGTCCCAGGTGATCATTGCCAAAGACGGCGATCAGACAGTGCTAACCATGGCCAACGATTACCAAGGGAAAGCCCAAGATTTTGCCCTCGTGGTGCCGGTTCCGGTGGTGCTACAGGAAGACCAAGTAAACGTAGGGGAGAGAAAAATTATTGAGCGTTTAGACAATTTTAGTGCCCCCCGTTTAGTGGAATATTTTGACAATAATCCCTGTGAAACCTACGGCGGCCGTCAATTTATGGATGCAATGCCAGCGGCCCCCAGCATGACCAGAGGATTGCAAGAAAAAATAAGCAATGAAGCGTTGGGAGTCACCATTGAAAATCAGTTTTCGGTAGGAGAATACGACATTCTCATCCTCAGTGCCAAGGAATCCAATGGCCTAGAAACTTGGTTAAACCAAAATAATTACCGCATTCCCCCTGGAGCGACCGATGTATTGGGAGCATATATTAAACAAGGGCTAAAGTTTTTTGTTGCTAAAGTCAACCTGAAAGAATTCGATCGCCAAGGATTTCAAGCCTTACGGCCGCTGATGATGGCCTATGAATCCCCCCGGTTTATGTTGCCCATTCGTTTAGGTATGGTGAATGCAGATGGCCCCCAAGAATTAATCGTTTATCTACTCTCTCCCCAAGGAGCGGTGGAAGTTACCAACTATCGCACTGAAAAAATTCCCTCTAACTTAGATTTACCTGAATTTGTCCAGGGGGAATTTGGCCAGTTCTATGGCGCTATGTTCGACACTGCCTATAAGCGCTCCGGCAAAAATGTTGCCTTTCTGGAATATGCCTGGGACATGGGCAGTTGTGATCCCTGTTCGGCGGATCCCCTTTCCCCCCAAGAACTAGAAGAAGCCGGAGTATTTTGGTTAGACCAACCCAGTGCTAGCCCCAATCCTTCCTTCCGGGGTATGCCTTTCCCTGGCAACAGCAATGTGTTCATCACCCGTTTACATTTACGCTACACCCCCGACAAATTCCCGGAGGATTTACGTTTTCAAAACACCGCTAACCAGGAATTGTTCCAAGGGCGTTATGTCCTACGGCGTCCCTATCGTGGGGAAATGAATTGCACCGCCGCCAACACCTATCGTCAAACGGTGCAAAAACGCCAACGGGAAGAAGCCAAGACCCTTGCTAATTTGACTGGTTGGCCCCTGGGGGAAATTGAGGACAAAATTAACTATCTGGAAGGCCCCCGGGATTCTATTCCCTGGTGGCGCAAACTCTGGCCCCGTTAA
- a CDS encoding ABC-2 family transporter protein, with the protein MGHFPHKLRVLLSVYFAQMVEYRAEIFFWILSGSLPLILMGVWVKAAESGDFTLDAIQVARYFFAVFVVRQMTTIWVIWEFEKEVLEGVLSFRLLQPLDPVWHHIARHWAEKMTRLPILAILTVLFFSLYPEAFWLPDPWHFIQGLIGIVCSFTLYFLIQYTFALCAFWTERASALQDLWFLFYIFLSGVIAPLETFPDAVRQIVLLTPFPYGVYFPAAALVGLPLPFFKSLLIIGVWIGIFALLNRWLWRQGLKQYSGMGA; encoded by the coding sequence ATGGGTCATTTTCCCCACAAACTGCGGGTGCTGTTGAGCGTTTACTTTGCCCAAATGGTGGAGTACCGGGCAGAAATTTTCTTTTGGATTTTGTCCGGCTCCCTGCCTCTAATTTTGATGGGCGTGTGGGTGAAAGCAGCGGAGAGTGGCGACTTTACCCTTGACGCGATCCAGGTGGCCCGGTATTTTTTTGCTGTCTTTGTGGTGCGCCAGATGACCACCATCTGGGTAATTTGGGAATTTGAAAAGGAAGTGCTGGAAGGAGTTTTATCTTTCCGTTTACTGCAACCCCTAGATCCGGTGTGGCATCATATAGCCCGCCACTGGGCCGAAAAAATGACCCGCCTGCCCATTCTGGCTATTTTGACTGTTCTTTTTTTCTCCCTCTATCCCGAAGCCTTTTGGCTGCCCGATCCCTGGCATTTTATCCAAGGGCTAATTGGCATTGTCTGTTCCTTTACCTTGTACTTTTTGATTCAGTACACCTTTGCCCTCTGTGCCTTTTGGACGGAACGGGCCAGCGCCCTCCAAGACCTCTGGTTTTTGTTTTATATTTTTCTGTCGGGCGTTATTGCTCCCCTAGAGACCTTTCCCGACGCAGTAAGGCAAATTGTTTTACTCACCCCGTTCCCCTACGGTGTTTACTTCCCCGCCGCCGCTTTGGTGGGTTTACCTTTGCCCTTCTTCAAGAGTTTATTAATTATTGGTGTTTGGATTGGCATATTTGCCCTGCTTAACCGTTGGCTATGGCGACAGGGTTTGAAACAATATTCTGGCATGGGAGCGTAG
- the glpD gene encoding glycerol-3-phosphate dehydrogenase: MRNFPEIQNTAYDLIVIGGGINGVGTARDGALRGLKTLLIEKDDFASGTSSWSTRLIHGGLRYLEYFEFNLVRESLREREVLLHTAPHLVQPLQLTIPVYDWSSRAYWEIQAGMILYDILSFDKTLPSHRMLSPQQFQQLFRAAEKKGLKGGAQYFDGQVEYAERLDLEVTLSAQKAGAAMLNYVAVKGLEKGENNLITAIHCQDQLSGEKFTVNSAQAIVINTTGPWVDEVCGLAHRGGEPVAIVQERKIGGTKGSHIVVDPFPGAPASALYVEAFVDKRPYFIIPWLGKYLIGTTDHRYDGSLDRVKASDDEIDYLIAETNRVMPAAQLTRQDVRFTYSGVRPLPYTDGKKAGSITRNHILYDHSQDGVNNLISLIGGKLTTYRQVGEEMVDKVYGKLRRSAPPCPTLTQPLPGAEAYPLSLETAMDKYGNHLERHSIQHLFCLYGARAGDILALVHGAPELGERIIPSLPDIKAQVVFAVQAEMAHTLVDICRRRTAIAMVTNDYGFSALAGICQTLTDHCGWTQEQCDKQIQKYHEYMEQNCIPDYCLH, encoded by the coding sequence ATGCGTAATTTCCCAGAAATCCAAAATACGGCCTATGACCTAATTGTGATTGGGGGAGGCATTAACGGGGTTGGCACGGCCCGGGACGGAGCCCTACGGGGCCTAAAAACCCTCCTGATCGAAAAGGATGATTTCGCCAGTGGTACGAGTAGTTGGTCCACCCGCTTAATCCATGGCGGCCTGCGCTATCTGGAATATTTTGAATTTAATCTGGTGCGGGAATCCCTGCGGGAGCGGGAAGTTCTGCTCCACACCGCCCCCCATTTGGTCCAGCCCCTCCAGTTGACCATTCCGGTGTACGACTGGTCGAGCCGGGCCTATTGGGAAATTCAGGCGGGCATGATTCTTTACGACATCCTCAGTTTTGATAAAACCCTCCCTTCCCATAGGATGTTAAGCCCCCAACAGTTCCAGCAACTGTTCCGAGCGGCGGAGAAAAAAGGCTTAAAAGGAGGAGCCCAATATTTTGACGGCCAGGTGGAATATGCGGAACGGTTAGATTTAGAAGTGACCCTATCGGCCCAAAAGGCCGGGGCGGCCATGCTCAATTATGTGGCTGTGAAGGGGTTGGAGAAAGGGGAAAATAACCTGATTACCGCCATCCATTGCCAGGATCAACTGAGCGGAGAAAAATTTACTGTTAATAGCGCCCAGGCGATCGTCATTAATACCACTGGCCCCTGGGTAGATGAAGTTTGTGGCTTAGCCCATCGAGGGGGAGAACCCGTTGCCATTGTCCAAGAAAGAAAAATTGGTGGCACCAAGGGCAGTCATATTGTGGTGGATCCCTTCCCTGGAGCCCCCGCTTCAGCCTTATATGTGGAAGCGTTTGTGGATAAACGGCCCTATTTCATCATTCCCTGGTTGGGTAAATATCTGATTGGCACCACGGACCACCGCTATGATGGTTCCCTCGACAGGGTTAAAGCCAGTGATGACGAGATTGATTACCTGATTGCGGAAACTAACCGGGTGATGCCAGCAGCTCAGTTAACCAGGCAGGATGTGCGTTTCACCTATTCCGGGGTGCGCCCTCTGCCCTACACCGATGGCAAAAAGGCCGGCAGTATTACCCGCAACCATATTCTTTATGACCATAGTCAAGACGGAGTTAATAATTTGATTTCCCTAATTGGCGGTAAGTTGACCACCTATCGCCAGGTGGGAGAAGAAATGGTGGATAAGGTTTATGGCAAGCTGAGACGCTCTGCTCCTCCCTGTCCAACCCTGACCCAACCTTTACCGGGGGCAGAAGCCTATCCCCTGTCCTTGGAAACTGCCATGGATAAATATGGCAATCATTTGGAGCGTCATTCTATTCAACATTTATTTTGCCTTTACGGAGCCAGGGCTGGAGACATTTTAGCCTTAGTCCACGGAGCGCCGGAGTTGGGGGAAAGGATTATTCCTTCCTTGCCGGATATCAAAGCCCAAGTTGTTTTTGCAGTACAAGCAGAAATGGCCCACACCTTGGTGGATATTTGTCGACGACGTACGGCGATCGCCATGGTGACTAACGATTATGGCTTTAGCGCCCTGGCCGGCATTTGCCAAACGTTAACAGACCATTGTGGCTGGACCCAGGAGCAATGTGACAAGCAAATTCAAAAGTACCATGAATATATGGAGCAAAACTGCATTCCCGACTATTGTCTCCACTGA
- the ggpR gene encoding glucosylglycerol biosynthesis transcriptional repressor GgpR, with protein sequence MGSNNKKKSIYPAHGNSFKVNKKNRIYRNRRVNFQRIPPTPEAEILPEKLFLLLYLTSNYFFHSPGAAFQKPEIGGLPLLFSSGVRGKGN encoded by the coding sequence ATGGGATCAAACAACAAGAAAAAATCAATTTACCCTGCCCATGGCAATAGTTTTAAGGTTAACAAAAAAAATAGAATTTACCGCAATCGACGGGTAAATTTCCAGAGGATACCCCCAACTCCAGAAGCAGAAATCTTGCCAGAAAAGCTTTTTCTGTTACTATACTTAACAAGTAACTACTTTTTCCATAGTCCAGGGGCGGCTTTCCAAAAACCAGAGATTGGTGGCTTGCCGCTGCTGTTCTCCTCTGGAGTAAGGGGAAAAGGTAATTAG